The window agtacgtctaCACCTACGGCAAATgaatacgagtacgagcaAGCGGCAGCGGGGTTGAGAAGCTTGCCCCGCAGCTGACCGGCGGGCACGGCCAGGCATGGTTGTCCATCTCGACAGGCATCTGCTCCTTGGCCACGACAGCATCGGCCACCACCAATGCTCATGTTCatgttgtaggtgtactttgCGTGCTGCGCATTcgtatacaagtactataTGTGCAGATACATGCATCGTCCGGCAGGTACATGCATCGTTCggcaggtacatgtaagtacacctacgcgGTGCATTTTCTCGCTCGCTGCCATGGCAGTACCTTATCGGATCCTCCTTCCCTTTTTGTctctgccccccccccccctctcctcctcttctcctctctcactcactcactcactcactctttcgctctctcgctctctcgctctctctTCTTCACTCTCCGTGCCGACAACTTGCTTGGGCATCCCGTCGTTCGTCCTCCATCgccctcctgctcctgctctttccatcgccgccgccgcttctcgtgccggtgccggacACGAATCGTACTCCGGGCCGGGCCTTCGCCGCGGTCCCCTCCACTCGCACGCctagccggccgacggcttggTCATCTAGCCCTTCGACGCGGCCAGCGAGCCATCCGAGCCGAGACGGGCAGCAGGTGGCGAGGATGGAGAAGCACGAGAAAGGCGGGCTCGAGTGCTCGGCgagccatggcgacgacgtcgaggcgacccagccgccgacgggcaCCGAGTTCagcctcgccggccagcacgacgagctcgcccgcGGCCTCAAGAGCCGGCACATCCagttcctcgccctcggcggcgccatcggcacgggcctcttcgtcggctCGGGCGGCATCCTCAGCAGCACGGGCCCGGCGCCCCTCTTCATGGCCTACCTGTCCATGATGCTCATCGTCTGGGTCGTCATGAACAACCTCGCCGAGATGGTCGTCTACCTGCCCCTGCGCGGCATCACGGTGCCCTACTTTgtcggccgcttcgtcgaccCGAGTCTGTCCTTTGCCTGCGGCTGGAACTACTGGTACGCCtacgccatcctcgtcggcgccgaggcctcggccgccggcatcgtcatcgagtACTGGCAACTGCCCGTCAACATCGCCGTCTGGATCaccgtcgtgctcgccgtcatgcTGCTGCTCaacatcgtcgccgtcggctactttggcgaggccgagttTTGGTTCGCCAGCATCAAGCTCATCACCATCTGCGGCCtcatcatcctcggcatcgtcatcttcttcggcggcgcgccCCGCCaggacggcgtcctcggcttcCACTACTGGAACGCGCCCGGCGCCTTCGTCCAGTTCAAGGACGtgcccggcggcgccggccgcttCCTCGGCTACTGGCACGCCTTTGTCAAGGCCGGCTTCGCCTTCATCACGTCGCCcgagctcatcgccatcgccgccggcgaggcggtgGCGCCGCGCCGCAACATCCCCAAGGCGGCTCGCCGCTTCGTCTGgcgcctcgccgtcttctACGGCCTCTCGTCgctcatcatcggcatcctcgtGCCCTCGGACGAGCCGACGCTGCTCGGCAAGGCCAACGCGAGCGCCTCGCCCTTTGTCATCGGCATCACGCGCGTCGGCATCCCCGCCCTCAACCACATCATCAACGCCGCCATCCTCACGTCGGCCTGGTCGGCCGGCAACTCGTTCCTCTACTCGGGCAGCCGCGTCCTGTACTCCATGTCCCTCACGGGCCAGGCGCCCGCCTGCTTCGCCGCGACGAACCGCAACGGCGTGCCctacctcgccgtcctcttcaCCTGGTCCATCGGCCTGCTGGCCTACCTCAACGTGTCCAAcacgggcgccgtcgtcttcaaCTGGTTCGTcagcatctcgacgacgtcgggctTCATCGCCTGGATCGCCGTCATGGTCACCTACCTGCGCTTCCGCCGCGCCATGGAGTTCAACCGACTGCTCGACGCCCTGCCCTACAGGACGGCGCTGCAGCCGTACGCGACGtacgcggccgtcgtcgtcgtgctcctGCTCACCCTCACCAACGGCTTCCACACCTTTATGCCCTCGTTTGCCGTCAAGGACTTTGTCGCCTCGTACGTCACCCTGCccatcttcctcggcctctACCTCGGCCACAAGCTGTGGTTCCGCACGCCGCTCTGCATTCCCGTCGACCAGATCGACGCCATCTCCGGCAAGAAGGagatggacgagctcgaggcgacggACAAGGAACGCGTGCCGAGGAACTGGATGCAGAAGATGTGGTACTGGGTCGcctgagcggcggcggccgcggggACGGCGTGCCGGAGCGTCCGGAGCGAGCGCCCACGGGAGCGCGCGGCacggctcggccgaggacgatgtgCGCGTGGGCCTGGCCCGACGCGTGGTTGATACCCAGCATAGAAGCTTTTTTTTATGCCATTTTACCCGAGcaactcgacgacgccaccacctcgacggcatgccCGTGCGTGACGTCATGACTCTCGCCATCGcaccctcctctcctccggcCGACGTGACTGATGGACGCAAAAGGGagcgcgtcggcgacgggcgcgCACGGGGATCGGCCGACGATCGGCGGCAGATCGGCGGCgggtcggcggcctcgtcggtcaCGTACGATGCGACATTCGTCGGTCCACATTCCAGCCCGACGGCTCCTCCACCCGAAGCGGAGGAGGTCGGTCTTGCCCAGGTGCCACCGCCTACGGAGGGAGGCCTCGGCGCAAGCGCACTCGTAGGTGCGACACGCCGAGGCGCCTGGTGGCACGTCGGAACATGAATAAACGCAGTCGGCCGACGGTAGAACAACAGGCGCGTAACCCGTCTCGCCGACCGTCTGTTTCTCCTGGCGACATAAACAGGGCCAACTCGTGGCGTGTTTCGACGACGCGCACCGAAGGCGTCTTCCCAACactcgacgccctcgcccccgGGGAGCGGTACGAGTCTCTAGCATGGGGCGACATGTCGCATCCGAAGGAGACGGGCCATCCCATAAGCTTACTTTTCCGCTTGGTCGATGTGTGGCGTGCGTGCCACGTCCATGTACAGGCACCGATGGGCGAGCATGCGCACTCGTCGGAGTGCATGCAGGCGCTCCTAGTcgtgcgaggacgagaagcCTGCCGTGTCAGAGGAGAAGGACGGGCTTCTTGGCCCAACTGCTTCATCGCCGTTTCAGAACAACAGGTTTTGCCCCTGCAAGCgccccttgccgccgcccgtcggACCAGGTCACGGGGACGTCGATGCCCTTCCTCGGAGGGAAGGGAAAAGGGCGTGCGAGGAGAGGTCGCCAACGGCCTCCTTATTCTTCGTTCGACATGGCGAATATGCCATGATGAGTGCCGTGCCATGACCGTGGCCATGGAAGGGATTTCGAGTTGTTGATCCGGGACGAGAGGCGGCAGTCGAATGCGGGAAAGTGCCAGGAACAGACTCTTGGCTGGCGGGGCGGGTGGAAGCagaagtacagtaagtaatcactgtagttgcaagtacttgcttgtacaagggcatgtacatgtacggagtaggtacggagtaagtacggaagTATGGAGTGccgaatacggagtactgtacttgtgatTAGGTTGCACTTGCGGGGACGGAGAAAGTACCCAAGCGCTTGCGTACGAGTAACAGAACGACgtggacggagtacttgcaagtacagtacaagcacaagtacatgtacatgtacatgtaggtgtacagtatgtatgtacttacagtaagtgttctgttcggagtacagttACAGTAAGTGAGAACGGCCGAGAGGTGTGCGGCGTGCGGGGCTCCCAGCCCCCGTGTCCAATCAAGGGCGATCGGGAAATTGCTCACATTGAATTCATTTAATCTCAAACGGTAACCTGCGGGGCAGGCGCCGACCAGCAGGTGCAGCGGCCGTACTACCCATTAGGTGCCTAGTGCGGAAGCCTCAACGTgaccatgtacatgcatgccaTGTAATATAGTGCCTATTCTGGAATAGGCCGACCGTGTGGCGCGCAGGAAGCAATCGCCGTCAGTGCCACGAATCGCTCCTGCCCTTGTCCAAGCAAGGAGGCTATTCGAGGGGAGTCACGGTGCCtcggtgtacggagtacttgtagaatgcttgcaagtacttgctccgtaatgtacaactagttgcaagtgtaggtgtgcttacatgtagggagtgcatgtactccgttcgAGTGCACttcaagtgctccgtactctgtacttattTCTTGTCTTGCAGCAATTcaactgctccgtactctgtactgaTTTCCTGTCTTGCAATACTTcaactgctccgtactctgtaacTTCCTGTCCACGGCACTTgaactgctccgtactccgtacatggttTAGCGGTGCAAGAtcctgtgcaagtacttgactgtacttacttgcagccCAAGTCACAATAGCCGCCGAGTGAAACAGCAGACAATGGTCAAGCGACCAGGGATGGCACGGCACAATCCATCGCGTCAGGGCGAGCCAGCGCCTTTGCGACAATGAGGCGAATGTCCAGTGCACCCTGTACGGGGAATACTTGCACGTCGGTGTGCTTGCCGCAAATTCATATCCACGGTTACTTGCACGTTcacgtacaagtgcatgtgcgtagctgcacgtgcatgtacagtacgagtaataCAGCGGACAAGCAGTGCTTATACAACTGTAGGTGgaggtgtactccgtacttgctccgtacttggttgtatttgtacagtacagtacaggtaatCTGTCGCGCAAGTatttgtacctgtactttgCACCCTTGTGGATGCAGTAATACCCAAGTACGGAAGCAAGTGTTAATAAtattattacatgtacgacGTAACTATGTCCATCTGATAtcagtacctgtacatgtacagtacatgtagttgtacgagTAATTTCTGTATTGTaagctgtactccgtatttgcaCTCTGTACTACTTACTGGTACTCCGTCCACCTGTAGCacattgtacagtacgtgtaagTAGTGCTCCATACTACCACGCTGGACGAAtacgtgtacttactaggtacttgagCCGAAGCGCGCCTCGCACTCCGCACAGGTGCACGGGTACCTGGAGAAGCTGATGGCATGGTACTTACACTACTTTCCAGTACGAACGGAGTActaactgtattacttgtgtacggagtatttggTCACGATGTATCGTTACCTTCGTACCTTTTCACCGTATTTCGTTTGGCCAttgcgtacggagtggtagcaatactgtacggagtgcggagtatggagtacggagtaagtactgtacatgtactctgcatgttaattacatgtaattactgtacttgcatgtaccgagtacggaaGCACGCCATGCTTGTACACCCTGGTAGATTCGAGAACAAAGTGGACGGGTAAGAAAAAAGGGCGTGCCACCTTCAGCCCAAAGCTGCCTAGCGTGCGCTGATGTTATTGACTAGCCCCTGGCCGCTGCAGTCATTGTTC of the Drechmeria coniospora strain ARSEF 6962 chromosome 01, whole genome shotgun sequence genome contains:
- a CDS encoding amino-acid permease inda1, producing MEKHEKGGLECSASHGDDVEATQPPTGTEFSLAGQHDELARGLKSRHIQFLALGGAIGTGLFVGSGGILSSTGPAPLFMAYLSMMLIVWVVMNNLAEMVVYLPLRGITVPYFVGRFVDPSLSFACGWNYWYAYAILVGAEASAAGIVIEYWQLPVNIAVWITVVLAVMLLLNIVAVGYFGEAEFWFASIKLITICGLIILGIVIFFGGAPRQDGVLGFHYWNAPGAFVQFKDVPGGAGRFLGYWHAFVKAGFAFITSPELIAIAAGEAVAPRRNIPKAARRFVWRLAVFYGLSSLIIGILVPSDEPTLLGKANASASPFVIGITRVGIPALNHIINAAILTSAWSAGNSFLYSGSRVLYSMSLTGQAPACFAATNRNGVPYLAVLFTWSIGLLAYLNVSNTGAVVFNWFVSISTTSGFIAWIAVMVTYLRFRRAMEFNRLLDALPYRTALQPYATYAAVVVVLLLTLTNGFHTFMPSFAVKDFVASYVTLPIFLGLYLGHKLWFRTPLCIPVDQIDAISGKKEMDELEATDKERVPRNWMQKMWYWVA